AGGTCGCGCACACCACCGCCCTGCGCCATCGCGCCGCTGGCCGCGCGCTGCATGATGTCGATGACCTGCTGGGCCGGATGGGGTTGCGCGGTCTGGCAGACCGGATGGCCACCACCTTGCCCTATGGCCTTCAGCGCCGGCTGGAGATTGCCCGCGCCCTGGCGCTCGCCCCCGGTTATCTGCTGCTGGATGAACCGGCCGCCGGCATGAACGACGTCGAATCCGAGCATCTGGTGGAGCTGATCCGGCAGATCCGCAACGATTTCGGCTGCGGCGTGCTGGTGATCGAGCATGACCTGCGCTTCATCCGCCGGGTCTGCGAGCGGGTCGCCGTGCTGCATATGGGCGAGATCCTGACCATTGGCGGGCCCGATGAAGTGCTGAGCGATCCGCGGGTGATCGAGGTCTATATCGGCGGCGGCGACGAGCCGGCGGCCTGACCGGCGCTGCATGCGACGGGATAAGACGACACCGGAAAAATCCGGGTGAAAGAACAATCCGACACGAGATCGAGACGGGGGACATGGGATCATGACGATCGACACGCGCGGAACATGGCTTGGCATCTGTCTGGGGCTGGCGGTGATGCCGGCCATGGCGGCGGAGACCTTGAAGATCGGGGCACCTGAGTCGATTTCCGGCGATTGGGCGCCCTATACCGCCGCCCATGGCCTGCGCTGCATGGCCGAACTGGTGAACGAGGCGGGCGAATACCGGATCGAGCTGCTGGTGAAGGACAGCAAGAGCGAACCACAACTGGCCATCGCCCTGGCGCAGCAGATGCTGGATGACGAGGTGATCGCGATATCGGGCACGCCGGCATCGGATTCGCTGATCCCGATCGGCCAGCTTGCCGCCGAGTATGGTGCCATCACTTTTTCGGCCATGAATACCCAGGTCGAGATGTTCGCGGCCGGGCTCGATAATTTCGTCACCGTGGCGGTGCCCGATCCGCACAATGCCGCGGCGACCGCCAAGGTTGCCTATGATCAGGGCGCGCGCAGCGTGGTGCTGTTCGTGTCGGATGTGGTCGGCACCTGGACGCGTGCATTGCCCGGCTGGTTCGGCGAGGTGTTCGAGCGCCAGGGCGGCAAGGTGCTGGGATCGATCGAATATCCGGGCTTCGGCATCACCGACTGGTCGCCCTTCATCTCGAAACTGAAGGCGATGGACCCGGCCCCCGATGCGATCCACATCTCGTCGATCAACCCGGATGTCGGCGTGCTGATCCGCCAGCTTCGCGCCGCCGGCATGTCGACCATGGTTCTGGGATCGGACGGCTTCGACGATGTGACGCTGGCCAGCGTTGCCGGTGGTGCTGCCAATGTCGACGGCACGGTGTTCTTTGCAGCCCACGGCTTTCCGACCGAAGGCGGTGCGCTCGCGGCCTTCCAGGCCGACTGCGCCAAACGTGGCTATGAGATCAACGGCGCTTTTTTCGGCCTGGGCGGCGATGTGATCAAGCTGATGGTGGGGGCGGCCAGGGCCGCGGGATCGACCGATCCGAAGGCGATGCTTGAGGCGATCCATACCAAGGGCCCGTTCGAGATCGTCACCGCGCCCAGCGTGTCTTACGACAACCCCTGGCATTATCCGATCAAGGAGGTGCCGGTGATGGGTTTCAAGGATGGCAAGCCGATCCTGATCTCGTCGACGATCCCGGCGGACGTGCCGCATTTCAAGAAGTGACCGCCATGCTTGAAATCGAGGACGTTTCGATCAGCTATGGCCCGGTCAGCGCGGTGCGCCATGTGTCGCTGACGGTTGAGGCCGGCGAGATCGTCGCCCTGCTGGGGCCGAACGGCGCCGGCAAGACCTCGCTGCTGTCGGCCGCCATGGGCCTGCGGCCGCTGGCCGGTGGCCGTATCCGGTTCAAGGGCGAGGATCTGCGCCGGCTTGACACCGAAACCCGCGTCCGCCGGGGCATCACGCTGACGCCTGAAGGTCGGCGGGTGTTCGCCAATCTGACCGTGTTTGAAAACCTGGAACTGGGCGCCGCGACCCGCCGTCGGGGCGCTGCGGTTCAGGCGGATATGGAGATGTGCTTCACGTTGTTTCCGATCCTGGCCGAGCGTCGCGGGCAGACCGGCGGCAGCCTGTCTGGCGGTGAACAGCAGATGCTGGCGATTGCCCGGGCGCTGATGAGCCGGCCATCCCTGCTGATGCTCGACGAACCGTCGCTGGGCCTGGCGCCGCGCATCGTGGGCCAGATCTTCCGCCTGATCCGCGATCTGCGCGACCGCGACCTGACCATCCTGCTGGTCGAACAGAACGCCCATGACGTGCTGCGCTTTGCCGACCGCGCCTATGTGCTCAGCACCGGCGAGATGCGCTATGGCGGCCCGGCGGCGCCGTTGCAGAACAGCGGTGCGCTGATGCAGGCCTATATCGGCGACGCGGCCGCCTGACGGCAGAGGGACAAGCTGATGGATTATCTGATCGAACAGGCGCTGAACGGTTTCAGCATCGGCGCCCAGTACGCATTGCTGGCGCTGGGGCTGGCGATCGTGTTCAGCGTGATGGGGCTGGTCAATTTCGCCCATGGCGAGTTCATCGGCGTTGCCGGCTATGCCATGTTCGCCATGGCCGCGATGGGCATGACCGACCCTTGGCTGCTGGTGGTGTTCGGCGTGGTGACCGTGGTTCTGGTGGCGCTGGTGCTGGAACGCGTGGCTTTCCGGTCGGTGCGCGATGCACCACCCACCACCGGGCTGTTGACCGCCTTCGGGGTCGGCATCGTGTTGCAGAACCTGTTCCTGCTGATGGTGTCTCCGCGCCCCAAGGCGGTGCCGGCGCTGTCGGTGCTGAACGCCCCGGTCGATCTGGCGGGCTTTACCGTCACCATTCTTCAGATGCTGGAGGTGGGGGTCACGGCGGTGGCGATCGGCGCACTGGTCTGGTTTCTGCGCGCGACACGGATCGGTCTCGCCATGCGCGCCGCGGCACTGGACTTCACCACCGTGCGGCTGATGGGTATGCGCGCCAACCGGGTGATCGCCGCGGCCTTCGCCATCTCGGGGCTGCTTGCCAGCATCGCCGCGATCTTCTTCATCGCCAGGCGTGGCGCGATCGACCCGTTCATGGGGCTTCTGCCGGTGCTGAAGGCCTTCGTCGCCTGCGTGCTCGGCGGTTTCGGCAGCTTGCCCGGCGCCGTGGTCGGTGGGCTGCTTCTGGGCTTCGTCGAGGTGATGCTGATCGTCATCCTGCCCGACAAGCTGGCGGGTTTGCGCGATGCCTCGGTCTTCCTGATCGTGGGGGCCATCCTGGTGTTCCGGCCGCAAGGCATTCTGGGGCGCCGTGTCGAGCTTGGAGACAAGACCGCATGAACACCATCGTCTATGGCATCCGCCAGCGCACCGCCGGGCTCGGGCTCGATGAACGGCTGGCTGGCAATCTGAAGGGCGCGGCCTGGCTGGTGGTCATCGCCTCGGCGATCGGGCTTGCCATTCTGGCCTTCGGCAGCCCGTTCATCATCCGGCTGGCCGCTGCCGCCTATATCAACCTGATTGCCGTCGTCGGGCTGCAGATCTTCATGGGCAACGCCAATGTGGTGAATATCGGCCATGCCGGCTTCATGGCCCTGGGCGCCTATTTCACCGCGGTGTTCGCAACGCCGGTGATGATCAAGGCAACGCTGATCCCGAACGCGCCCTTCGGTCTGGCGGGCGTGGAACTGGCGGCGATCTATGCCTTCATCCTGTCGATCGCCATCACCACCCTGATCGGGCTGATCACCGGTCTGGTGC
Above is a genomic segment from Tistrella bauzanensis containing:
- a CDS encoding ABC transporter substrate-binding protein; amino-acid sequence: MTIDTRGTWLGICLGLAVMPAMAAETLKIGAPESISGDWAPYTAAHGLRCMAELVNEAGEYRIELLVKDSKSEPQLAIALAQQMLDDEVIAISGTPASDSLIPIGQLAAEYGAITFSAMNTQVEMFAAGLDNFVTVAVPDPHNAAATAKVAYDQGARSVVLFVSDVVGTWTRALPGWFGEVFERQGGKVLGSIEYPGFGITDWSPFISKLKAMDPAPDAIHISSINPDVGVLIRQLRAAGMSTMVLGSDGFDDVTLASVAGGAANVDGTVFFAAHGFPTEGGALAAFQADCAKRGYEINGAFFGLGGDVIKLMVGAARAAGSTDPKAMLEAIHTKGPFEIVTAPSVSYDNPWHYPIKEVPVMGFKDGKPILISSTIPADVPHFKK
- a CDS encoding ABC transporter ATP-binding protein, giving the protein MTALAADIDLMTQPEPEPARCLDITDLSKRFGGVYAVRGVTLRCMAGEILGLIGPNGAGKSTLINLITGTLSPDSGMVTLDGQPMTGLSAPQCARAGVGRTFQNIRLFAHLTIRQNVEVAHTTALRHRAAGRALHDVDDLLGRMGLRGLADRMATTLPYGLQRRLEIARALALAPGYLLLDEPAAGMNDVESEHLVELIRQIRNDFGCGVLVIEHDLRFIRRVCERVAVLHMGEILTIGGPDEVLSDPRVIEVYIGGGDEPAA
- a CDS encoding branched-chain amino acid ABC transporter permease, translated to MDYLIEQALNGFSIGAQYALLALGLAIVFSVMGLVNFAHGEFIGVAGYAMFAMAAMGMTDPWLLVVFGVVTVVLVALVLERVAFRSVRDAPPTTGLLTAFGVGIVLQNLFLLMVSPRPKAVPALSVLNAPVDLAGFTVTILQMLEVGVTAVAIGALVWFLRATRIGLAMRAAALDFTTVRLMGMRANRVIAAAFAISGLLASIAAIFFIARRGAIDPFMGLLPVLKAFVACVLGGFGSLPGAVVGGLLLGFVEVMLIVILPDKLAGLRDASVFLIVGAILVFRPQGILGRRVELGDKTA
- a CDS encoding ABC transporter ATP-binding protein — protein: MLEIEDVSISYGPVSAVRHVSLTVEAGEIVALLGPNGAGKTSLLSAAMGLRPLAGGRIRFKGEDLRRLDTETRVRRGITLTPEGRRVFANLTVFENLELGAATRRRGAAVQADMEMCFTLFPILAERRGQTGGSLSGGEQQMLAIARALMSRPSLLMLDEPSLGLAPRIVGQIFRLIRDLRDRDLTILLVEQNAHDVLRFADRAYVLSTGEMRYGGPAAPLQNSGALMQAYIGDAAA